The stretch of DNA TGACATGGGTTGTAAACATCTACTGTTTTTACAGgtttaattatttttattattttctttGCTTAACAAAATTCACCGATTGCAATGTGTTTGGATTTGCACTTCGTTATTAGCGAAAAATATTTTATGTGTTGCTGCTAAGTAATCACATTTACACAAAAATAATATCACTAAGTATCCCTCGATGTATATAATATACAGTGACATATCCATGTCTATATGCATATATGTAGATAGCTGCATCCGTAAATAAACCAACCCCTGGAACATCCTGCCGTTCCCATCAGGTGGAGTTTTGCGGCTGAGCCCATGATTTTATCGGCGGCCCTTTTATCCGGGGATCCAGGTTCCAGCGGACCAACACGAGTGGCGGACACCGGAAGTTCCGTCTGATTTGGAGTTCGGGCTCGTAAACGGGCGGCGGTCTGGGACAGAAAATTCCAGTTACAATGAAGCCGGCGGTGGACGAGATGTTCCCCGAGGGCGCGGGGCCGTACGTGGATTTGGACGAGGTTTGTGGGGAGGGAGGCCGCGTCAAACATGGAAATGGGCCGGGCCCGGGGGGAGAGGACAGAGCCCCAGGCCCGGTGCCGGGAGTGAGGAGGTAGGGCAGAGGCCGGGGAAGGGGACGGGCAGAGCCCGGGGAAGGGGACGGGCAGAGCCCCAGGCCCGGGGAAGGGGACGGGCAGAGCCCTAGGCCCGGGGTGTGGGGGGTAGGGACGAGCCCCAGGCCTGGTGTATGTGAAGTGGAGAGAAAAGGGGTGGATGAAGGGCAGAGCCCCAGGCATGGTCCCAGAAGCTGGGGGAGGGAGGGCAGAGTCTCAGGAACTTTGGGGAGGTGGGGTGAAGAGTTGGAGGGGGGTGGGTGAAGACAGAGCCCCAGACCtagttgttgtgtgtgtgttggcAGCCCGGGGGCGGCGGTGGTAAGTGaggaggagtgtgtgaggggaagcaacaaacaacaacttgcatttatacagtgcctttaatgttatCGATCAAAATTTGACACCCACGACTTGGAGAAATGAGGTAGGTTTAAGGTGCAGTTTACAGAAAGGGAGAGGTGGTGAGATTTCaggaggaaattctagagcttcGGGCCTTGGCAGTGAAGGCAGGcatcaatggtagagcaattaaaatgtgGGGCACTTAAGAtgccagaatttgaggagtgcagagACCTTGAAGGGTTGCagagctggtggagattacagagatagcaatgggtaaggtcatggaggaatttgaaagtgaggtgaattttaaaatcaagacattactggaccggaagccaatgtaggtcagtgagcacatgggtgatgagtgaatgagacttggtgcaagttaagagactggtagcagagttttggatgagtttaaggAGGGTGGAACATAGGTGGCCAGCTAGGAGAACATTGCAGTAGGCAAGTCTGGAAGTAATAAAggagatgagctgaggctgggTGGAGGCGGTGATGTTCCAGGGGTGGAAGTAGGTGCTCTCGCTGATGGAatggatatggggttggaagctcatctcagggccaaATAGATGGTCAAGGTTGCAAACTGAttcagacagttggtgaggagagtgatggagtcagtggctagcaattagtggggatgtggtggggatcgAAGAcattggctttgatcttcccagtattgagtttgaggaaatatctgctcatccaatactggatgtcagacaagagcGTGACAAATTGGAAGTAGTGGAGGGGGTCAAGCGAGGTACTGGTGAGGTAGATCTAAGTCCAAGGGGAAgggttatgtttcagttgtacagagcttgGGTTGGACCTCATCTGAAGCTCTGTGTCAGTTCTGGGCACTGGGTAGGATGCAGGGGTTGGCGAAGATATAGTGAAGAATGATAAGAGCTTAAAGGATTAAATTGAAGCCAGGTTgcttaaacttggcttgtattcccttatgtttagaaggttgaggggtgatcgaaTTGAGGTGTTTGAAATGATAGACTACataaagaaaaactatttcctctggtggggaattgAGAACATGGGGGCAGAATCTTAGAGGTAGGCCACTTAGGAAAAaggaaagggtagtggaaatctggaactgtccctcaaaaggctgtggatgctgggtcaattggaattttcaaatctgagattgatagtttttggcagagtatcaagggatatggaccaAATATGGATAAATGACATTGagagctgatcagccatgatctaatggaataggcttgagggtctgaatggtctattcctgttcctgttGGAATGGAACTTTCATTATTTGCACTCCTTTTTTCTGCCGAAAGTTTTGCAGTTTAGATGCTGGCACAAAACCTTGCCTGATATCTTTTGATATTCGTAAACTTTCTTCTTTCTTGGTATGTAAAGTCATTTGTTATTGGTACTACGCTTGTCTTCATTCTCATTCACAGGGTATTTCTGTACCATATATGCAAGACCAACATTTGGGGCTCTTGTTTATCCACTGAAGTTGAAAAATTTAACAAAATAATGGTCAGGAATCATACATATGTGAAAGGCATTAGGTCTGACTCACTTGTACACAATCCAATTGTGATTGGTGAATGGTGAATTCATCCCCTTACCATCTATTTGgtcgccatgccttcagctgccaaggccctaagctctggaatatcctccctacacatctttccactgccccccacccccccaacccctctttcctccttttaagatgccccttaaaacctacctccttgaccaagcttttggtcatctgcccatatatctccttatgtggatcggTGTCGAATTTGGctgtataacactcctgtgaagcaccttaagacattttgttacattacaagcactataaaaatacaagttggtgtttttttattctttcgtgagatgtgagtgtcactggcaagatcagcatttattgcagattcctaattgcccttgacaaggtgtggcgagctgccaccttgaactgctgcagtctatgtggtgtaggtacacccacagtgctgttaggaagggagttcaggttTTTGGAGTAAGGTGTTTCATAGACTTCCCCACACTTGTGGATTGTCAGAAgttattttgtatttttttttccttGCTGCAACTGACCAAATAGGTAGGTAGTCTGTTTCCAGGTGAAAACTGCTATCAGAATATGGGTGAATTCAGTGTAAACTCCATTTTGTTTCTCCTTTCAAGTGCTTGCACTATTCAGTGTCTGATTTCAATAGCAAAGTCGGGAAACTGTGTTGGAAAGTAAAGTTCCAGCTATTGTGCATTGCCTCTGCATTTGAATATTATATTTTGACCTTTTATTAATGTTCTCCCTTGCCGTAAGGCATATGACCCTACATTCAGCAGTCCAGTACATTGCTGAAATGGGCATTCTTCATGAGAGTCTAGAGAGGGAGCGTTGACAGGTTGATCATGGGCACAACACAGCCTAGCCAATCCTGTCCTTGCCCAATGCCCACAAGTGTACTTTCCAGCAGGAATCGGGAAGAGAAAccatggctgattttttttttcttccttagTTCATTTAGAGCTTCCACATTACTGCCACAGTTCAGATCAACTAATTCAGCAGAAGTCCAGGATTTAATGTGAAGTTATTTGGTTCTGTGGCCCATCTTTATTTACTCTTTATTTGTAACTCACTGGGAGAAGCTAGGCTTTGCTATTTTTCTAAGTAGATCTAATGATTGACAGACCTTGAACCCCATAAAATGTCTTTAAATAACTTCAGTTTTGTTTATTTTTCAGGCGGGAGGAAGTTCAGGACTTCTAATGGATCTTGCAGCTAATGAAAAAGCAGTCCATGCAGATTTCTTTAACGGTGAGATATTCTTCAGCAACTTCTTAAACTATTTCATAAGCTCAGCCTTTTTATTGTAGTGGCTGACTGAGTAGTTTCTCTTTTAATTGGGAGACACTTTTATATgtaaagtgtggtagaagtttg from Heterodontus francisci isolate sHetFra1 chromosome 11, sHetFra1.hap1, whole genome shotgun sequence encodes:
- the cops9 gene encoding COP9 signalosome complex subunit 9 isoform X2; this translates as MKPAVDEMFPEGAGPYVDLDEAGGSSGLLMDLAANEKAVHADFFNGLCDSF
- the cops9 gene encoding COP9 signalosome complex subunit 9 isoform X1, whose product is MKPAVDEMFPEGAGPYVDLDEAGGSSGLLMDLAANEKAVHADFFNDFEDLFDDDDIQ